In Elephas maximus indicus isolate mEleMax1 chromosome 7, mEleMax1 primary haplotype, whole genome shotgun sequence, the following proteins share a genomic window:
- the LOC126080242 gene encoding olfactory receptor 8K3-like: MDKHNLTVPNEFILMGITDRPDLQAPLFGLFLIIYMISVVGNLGIIILTKMDSKLQTPMYFFLRHLAITDLGYSTTVGPKMLVNFVADENKISYYFCAVQLAFLLMFLINELLILSAMSYDRYVAICHPLLYTVIMSQRLCHVLVAVIYLYSAFVSFLITIKIFNLSFCGYNVISLFYCDCIPLLSLLCSKTHEIELIILISASFDLISSLLIVLISYLLVFVAILRMKSGEGRHKAFSTCGSHLTVVVVFYGTLIFMYVQPKSSHSFESDTVASIFFTLVIPVLNPLIYSLRNKDVKYAVQTTWKKICHIFLQFDA, translated from the coding sequence atggacaaacacaatctaacCGTGCCgaatgaattcattctgatggGAATCACAGACCGCCCTGATCTGCAGGCTCCATTGTtcgggctgttcctcatcatctacatgatctcagtggtgggcaacttgggcatcatcatcctcaccaagatggactccaagctacaaacacccatgtactttttcctcagacacctggctatcactgatcttggcTATTCAACAACCGTGGGACCCAAAATGTTGGTAAATTTTGTTGCGGATGAAAATAaaatctcctattatttttgtgctgTACAGCTAGCATTCCTTCTCATGTTCCTCATTAATGAATTACtcattctgtcagcaatgtcttatgaccgctatgtggccatctgtcaccctctgctctacacagtcatcatgtcacaaagGCTGTGTCATGTGCTGGTGGCAGTCATCTATCTTTATAGtgcatttgtttcttttcttatcaccataaagatttttaatttatccttctgtggctacAATGTCATCAGTCTTTTCTACTGTGACTGTATCCCCTTAttatctttgctctgctcaaaGACACATGAAATTGAATTGATCATTCTCATCTCAGCCTcttttgatttgatttcatcCCTTCTAATTGTTCTTATTTCTTACCTGCTTGTTTTTGTAGCCATTCTCAGGATGAAGTCAGGCGAGGGtaggcacaaggccttctccacctgtggctcCCACCTGACCGTGGTGGTcgtgttctatgggactttaatctttatgtacGTGCAGCCCAAGTCTAGTCATTCCTTTGAATCTGATACAGTGGCTTCCATATTTTTCACCCTGGTGATCCCCGtgttgaatcccttgatttacagtttgagaaacaaagatgtaaaatacgCTGTACAGAcgacatggaaaaaaatatgccaTATATTTCTACAGTTCGATGCATAA